CATGATGGCGTCTGCTGCCTCCTTGTTCTGCATTTTGGAGCATTCAACCATCTTAGTGGAGATGTGGTTGCACACATAGAAGAGCAGTGAAGAGAAGCTAGTGAGCACCGCGCCGCCCCAAATAAACCCACACACGTGTTTGGTGTTATACACACTGGACATGTATGTACGAGGCAGTGCCCGCTCTATATAGTAGTCCAGACTGAGGAGGGTGGTGGAATACATGATGACCAGAGATGAGATATTGAAAAGGATGATGAGGGTGATGTAGACCTCATTGTTGTACTCCCATGCGTGCCAGCGGGTGAAGGTGGAGCTCAACAGCTCCACAGGTGCCACCAGGTTGAGCACAAGGCCCGCAATGGCCATGTTGACGAAATAAACATCCGGCATGGTCATAGACACCTTGTTAGAGAGGTTGACCACAACCAACAGCACATTGTAGCACAGCCCCAACGGGAAGCACACCAGGAGGTAGATGATGGAGAAGACTGACAGGATGAGGCCAAAGTCCTGGCAGAGCCGGAAGTCCACGCTGGTGTCCGTCTCATTGTAAACCATGCAGAGCCACATCGCTGGGCTCCGACACAGGTCCAGTCTCTCAACAGGTCGACTGCAGACAGAGAGTTAGGGAGACAGAAGTTAGTTACACAACCATAGGTGGGATTTACAGGTGAGACGTTGGGGTTACAACCCCCCTAATAATCAATACTGGCCAGTGCAACCTCCCTAAATATctaataataattacatttacataattaaagaCATGTGCAacataaattgatgcagaaaaggcacaaattgttgcagaaaaattcaCCACAATAAAGGAAATTCAGTGTTAGATAAgttcaaaatttcaattttgctcGAAAGTGGAGATCTCAAACCCCCCCCTgttgttgaacccaaagttacgcccttgTACGACAATTAACAAAAACGTCATAGTTGTTATCAataaacagtaataataattaaagctgggTAAAATCAAATATAGATGAAACTAATGGTAATTTCATATGGCATTTAATTTAACGTTGAAAAATCGTTTGTGGATGTTTTCACaggctgttttctttttcacaggatgtttttttcacaggCCTTTTCATTGTTCATTTCAGTGTGTAAGAAAAAGGAAATAGGTTCAGAACATTGTAAGGTGTATATTATCATTGTTCTAGGAgcatgtgaaaaacaaaacattcagtTCTTGTTTCCATGAGCAAAATTCAACCCTCTTTGTTATTGGTTTCTTTGCTGACGAGGGGAGAAAACAAGGCCTcgacacaaaaaaaagtctgccaCGGCACAGCTATTATGCCCTGGGTAACACTATTAATTTCACTTCACTGCATCCGACTGGCTGAATGCAAACGCCTCACAATACGTTTCATTTTCTAGCTCAGCTTCAAAACCCACTATTTCTCCTCTTTGAGAGCCACACTGGGCAGAGCAAGTGTTTAACGCCTCTGcatgctcttcttctctctatCCCAGTCACATGTGCGCAGccagataaagaaaaaacacttttctagCCTGACACTTCACAGATTGCTTTGGTTGTGCTGCAGTAAAGCTCGTACACTTTCTGTTGACTGGGGGTTGGGCACGTGGTGATGGGTAGATTTATAAAGAGTGAAATGTGAAGCAAGCTCTGGCAAAGGGGTCAGCGAGGATCGAGTTGCGGGGCTGGAGTTCAGGACAAGGTCAAAGAAAATGACCATGTGCATGTCTGGAGTGTTTGGGCTCAAGCTTGATGGGGCTGCAAGTTTTGAAAAAAGCTTATGTAATGTTGCCTTGCATAATTAACCCAgggcatttttaaataaattattcaaaCAGCTTTGGTCAAAGAAATGGAAGATCATAAGGCTATCTCAGGATTGCAGTGATAAATCAACCAAGTTTACTGTATTGCATTTCCTCAGTGACAATTTGGCTGTTACGTTCCCACACATTTGGCTGCACTTCCAAAACTGCTTTGACAAAGGATGATTCTCTGAAGAGCtaataaacttaaaaataaaaacagagatgTGCTTATCTGGTcagaactttctgaaaaacCTCTTCCTTGAAAATACTGTGGAACAAAAGTGCAGGAAGGCAGTTGTTGATTTCAGGAGGATGAGTAACGATGCCAGTAAAGGGGAAACATTGTTCCGTTCACTTACGTAACACCACTACAGAGGGGCTGTTTTGGCATTAAGCCTCAGACACAGACGGATATACACACAGGGGCTCAGTCCCTCCTCTATACCACTCCAATTGGCTGTAATAAGACTATAGTGGAGGCTGGAGCTCAGAGCTGGACTGGATCAGGATCGGGAGGAAGAAAGAGTACAGTTACTCTTTACAAAACAACAGTCTTCACCAAGACAGGAGCACTGAACAGATCTCTTGTAAACATGCTCTCTGTAAGCAGCTAGGTGACTCATTTACTAAAACAGGCCCTGACACAAGTGCATAATGAGCTATGGTCCTCTCCCATGGATTATGTGCTTGTCTCTGAATGTGTTGTAGATTGGAAGAAGTTTGTGCACCCTTCACTCCTTCAACAACCTGTGATCACCTAATGAGAAAATTACTTTCAAGAGAATTTTTTAAGACAGCACACACTGCATTGTGGCTGGCTGCCCCCATTCATTAGCACCTGTTGTGTACGGACAGTTTCAGCCACCCTTTCATTATCACATTGGCTTACACTACTGCTTACGAGAGCTGCAGGGTTCCTACAATTCTGCATAAATGGCTTTGTGATGCACTAGTGTTTGATTACTTTAACGGTTTGTTTCTAAATACTTTGTTTCCTGTTACTCTATAGACGGTATTAGCTAAGTATTTGACACATGGCCTCgataaagacaaaacaatgatGAAGTACAGATGAAAACTAAAGCCATGGCATTTATAACGCGTAGTGGACTAAAAGGTAAACAGTGGAAACTTTAGAATTCCCTGTGTTTACCTActgaaagtgacagaaatgttttagtatgttaacacatttttttctatttctttttaaatcatccaCCAGGATTTCACTCTTTTAAAGATAGACCGAACCAATCAAAGCATAGTTACCACACAATATAGTTGAGAAGAAAATGCTATTACAATATTACAGAGCAATTAGTCTCCTCTGCATTTCCTCCAAGtcactgcaaaaaataaaacacatggggTTGCTATAGCCCATactaaaaaatattacaaatccTGGTTTTCATATTAAACTCGTGAACAAACCACTTTGGTGTTGTCATTGCACTTTAGCTCTGCACATTTTGCCAGCAGCCCATGATAATGAAATCTCTAGTTTTCCACCCCACTGAGCGGACAAACGGGTAAGGTGTAAGAAAAATGTGTCTTCTCCTACTCATTTTGTATGAGCTATGTTTGTTTGAATTCAGAGTATCCAAGACTATTTCAATGGAACGCCCATGTTCAAGTTCAGAGATGTGATGTTCACATAAGCGAAACACACATAAGCACCTTGCAAACAGGCAATAAGCTGTTGTTATGAGAGCATGTGTACTACCTGAGGCATGTGAAGTTGggttgttctcttttttttaatgcaatatTTATGGATTGATTTAGGTATGCAAATATTCCTCCAAGTATGTGAGAAGAAAACTGGGAGATAGATGGCTTCTTGCTACCTGCTTCCTGTAAATGTGTCATATGTAAAATGACATGGCTAAGTAAGAATAGCCTAAGCTGTTGTCAGAGTTCTTCTTTCACGTTTTTGACTGAAGCTGTAGACTTGGTTAAGCACTGTCTGAACTTTTTGCCTATTCTTCGTGTCAAAAGTGGTTAAGTTCAATATTCCCGGAGGAGCAGGCCGTGCTTTAGCATGCTCCGGCCCCACCAAACATGATCTCGTAAGAGTGACGCACACGGACTTGACGTCTCAGCGTATTTAAGCCAGATCTCGCAGGCTGATGGGAGTAGTGTGACATACTGGCCCCACACCCCTGATATATCCTGACTGGAATTTACAGGCTCTTCTCAGAAAGTACTGAGTGAAGTCACATGATTGGCCACTTGTGCAGCAGCATGCAGCAGAGCAACAACAGAAATACTACAGTAGAAGAAAACAAGGTTACATGACTCACATTTCTCGGCACACACATGCTGGGACTGTGCAACAATGTCATAGGTGCAACACAATGACATCTGATGCACAATTAATAGTGTCACATTTTAAGTACTTCCCTACAGAACCAAACTACTTACAACACCAGAGGACATAAAgatgtaaattaaaaattaaaaattaaaagtcttTTCTGGTTCCAGTGCGTTTCTCAGGCACCTTTCATATTTGGAATGCAGCCCATTAAATGAGAGTATTAATGAGAAATCTAACTTCAGGTTCAGAACATTTTGCAAATTAAAATTACTAAGCTCTCATGGGTGATTAAAATACTTGCCATCAACTTCATTTCTGTGGGAGGGTTTTATATAATTTCAGTTTCtcaaatcatcatcatcagtccCAACAGAATTGATTCACAGCGCTGGCATTTTGTCGTAGGGAAGATGACttgtttttgaatggtttcCTCACAAACtacatattgtactgtatacAGGCCAATTATCTACCTGCCTATCATCCTTCTTGTATAAATCTGTTAATCTACAGATCTTGACgtttaagttacaaaaaaactctccaaaatgttgattttattgACTCAATACTGCACAGAGGGTGTTGattatgcccccccccccaccaaaaaacaaaaaaacagtattgtCTCTTATCAAGTTCTTGTGTAAGAGACTCCGGTCAAGTACAAGTCACAGCCAGTCAAGACAACTTCTTCAGCGTCTTTTCTGAAACAACATTAACAAAGTCAGAGTTCAATGGTCAGCACAAAGCAGGCTTACTGCCATTAAGCCATGGCACACGTCCCATGTCCCCTTTGGTCACATGGATGAAGTTGACAACAACAAGTGCAAAGCCTAAATCTCAAGAAGCATTTAATTTGGTGAGCGGTATACCGGCAGAACTATACTTTGTCAGAAAGTAGCATTCATACAGTCTCCTTGTGGCTGTCCATAATAAGTGGTGCATAATTAGTAACCAACATCTTGTTATTAAATAGTGGCTTTAAAAGCTGATCAAACGTCCTGATACCATTTAGCACAACAGAGAGAATATAGCCTATTAATGCCTGTGTGGAAAATCTAACATTGGAATTATTATTCAAGCAGTTTATGAATGATTAAACTTCAcagacttaaaaaagaaaaaaaacataaaaagtagtaattattaattaaatggCCTGGGATTTATTAGATTTACTGATCCAGTAAGAAAGGCTGCCTTCTTCATGCAGTGTAACTAGCTATAAACATCGCATACGGTTAATTAACAGACTCACCATGACATCAGATTGGCTCTAAGTCCCTAAGGCAGATGTCATGTCAACAAGAAATATAGGTTATTCATATAAAGAGCAGTCTACCACAGCTTTAGAACTACACTGTTACTGCCAGAGAAGGGGCTTTGAACTTAAGAAACCTGATTAAACTGATAACAACTTTTCCCCCCAGCACCTGAGAAAGATGATCCCGTGAGAAACATCTTCAggtgttgtttttcaaacataaaCGCGTCGTTAAAACTGTGGAAGAACTAGTCTACAACTGAACAATGGGGAGAAAAACAACCCTAGCCTATCGTAGTCTCTATTTATTATTGCGGACATGTCTCCCCATCCCACTTGACTGTACAGATCAAAGCGTGGATAGCTGTCACGGCTTTACAATTATTCTAACATTACCAATTCCGTGGCTTTTGTTGGCACAGACACTTAATCTCGCCTCTAGCCATCTTCAATGGGACAAATTTACTTGTAGGCAACACCACTGAAACGATTAAAATTCAAGGCAACCGCATCGCATTATTGGGTCTCGAAATtataagaaagagaaaaactCACCAGAAACGTAGTATAGATTTGGCTGGGTGACAAACCTACGGAGGCATCGGGTTTGGATGAAGCATTTCCACAGGCATTTCTCATTCGTTTCATTTCACCAACACAAGTAGTGTTATCGCCTCGGtaaagaaaacagcaaaacGAACGGTTTAACTACGTACGGTGGAGAACTCATCTATCAACTTTTCGTACGAGGCTTGTTCTGAAAAGTGGGCCGTCCGTTGCAGACTTTACTACTGCTGAAGTGCTGCTGAGCCCTACAGTGTGTACACACGTGACCATCCCCCACTGTCTCCCGGCTCTACGGTCGAACGGCTGTTCTCTGCTCTGATTGGACGGGAGGCAGGGAGGTGGGGCGCGATGGAGACCGAGGGCGAACCATAGACTGTtggaacacacacgcacgcaacaCCTACAGGTTCGTCATTAttgaataatttatttaaacaatgGTTATGACGTAAACACAGGTATCAATGCTATTTCCAAAGTGGTGAGTTTAAATGGAGTAGTGCTGTgatttttagtttgttttagtgTTTCTCCATAATTTTGTGTTtccctagtctatatccacgacgttccacttaagggattgctccgttgccgcaGGAAATTTTGCCGGATGTAAATTTTTTCGGCCTGCATTATAAACTCTGTCTGATTTAGtcagactatggttacctgctcctc
The nucleotide sequence above comes from Etheostoma spectabile isolate EspeVRDwgs_2016 chromosome 15, UIUC_Espe_1.0, whole genome shotgun sequence. Encoded proteins:
- the gpr146 gene encoding G-protein coupled receptor 146, producing the protein MWLCMVYNETDTSVDFRLCQDFGLILSVFSIIYLLVCFPLGLCYNVLLVVVNLSNKVSMTMPDVYFVNMAIAGLVLNLVAPVELLSSTFTRWHAWEYNNEVYITLIILFNISSLVIMYSTTLLSLDYYIERALPRTYMSSVYNTKHVCGFIWGGAVLTSFSSLLFYVCNHISTKMVECSKMQNKEAADAIMMFIGYVVPAVAVLYAFVLILRIRKESTPLDQDSARLDPSIHRLLLASVCVQFVLWTPYYMTLLVHTVAGAPGYISNVHYLPTYYFLRCVSKLLAFSSSFAMPLMYRQMNKNFSNKLQRLLRRLHCGDQSCPNERSTVQQVVT